The Ahaetulla prasina isolate Xishuangbanna chromosome 3, ASM2864084v1, whole genome shotgun sequence genome window below encodes:
- the GPR52 gene encoding G-protein coupled receptor 52 has translation MNQFTWTEWKNLNMNDSNENVSEHLSCPFGFGHYNAIDICILETIVIILLTFLIITGNLTVIFVIHCAPLLHHYTTSYFIQTMAYADLFVGISCLIPTLSLLHYSVGVHESLTCQIFVYVISVLKSVSMACLAFISVDRYLAITKPLSYNQLVTPCRLRICIILIWLYSGLIFLPSYFGWGKPGYHGDIFEWCAASWLTNAYFTGFIVCLLYAPAAFIICFTYFHIFKICRQHTKEINDRRARFPSHEVDTAAETGHSPDSRYAMVLFQITSVFYVLWLPYIIYFMLESTKVLENPALSFVTTWLAISNSFCNCVIYSLSNSVFRLGLWRLSETICSVCICKKDSVVREPVPRKRANSCSM, from the coding sequence ATGAACCAGTTCACATGGACTGAATGGAAGAATCTGAATATGAATGATAGTAATGAGAATGTATCTGAGCATCTATCCTGCCCTTTTGGATTTGGACATTATAATGCCATTGACATTTGCATCCTTGAGACTATTGTTATTATCTTACtaacatttttaattattactGGTAACTTAACAGTAATTTTTGTCATCCACTGTGCTCCACTTTTGCATCATTATACCACCAGCTACTTTATTCAGACTATGGCATATGCTGATCTTTTTGTTGGGATTAGTTGCTTAATTCCTACCTTGTCATTGCTTCACTATTCTGTAGGTGTTCATGAGTCCTTAACTTGtcaaatttttgtatatgtcatcTCTGTATTGAAAAGTGTTTCTATGGCCTGCCTTGCTTTCATTAGTGTGGATCGCTATCTTGCAATCACAAAACCACTCTCCTATAACCAGTTGGTCACCCCCTGTCGATTGAGGATCTGCATTATTTTGATTTGGCTGTACTCAGGACTTATCTTCCTGCCTTCCTATTTTGGTTGGGGAAAGCCAGGTTATCATGGAGACATTTTTGAATGGTGTGCAGCTTCTTGGCTCACCAACGCCTATTTTACTGGATTTATTGTGTGCTTACTCTATGCTCCAGCTGCCTTTATAATCTGTTTTACATATTTCCACATATTCAAAATTTGCCGGCAGCACACCAAAGAGATAAATGACAGGAGAGCTCGGTTTCCTAGTCATGAAGTAGATACTGCTGCAGAAACTGGACATAGCCCAGATAGCCGCTATGCTATGGTTTTATTTCAGATAACCAGTGTGTTTTATGTGCTCTGGCTGCCCTACATTATATATTTCATGCTAGAGAGCACAAAGGTGTTGGAAAATCCAGCACTCTCTTTTGTAACAACCTGGCTTGCTATTAGCAATAGTTTTTGTAACTGTGTAATATATAGTCTGTCAAATAGTGTTTTTAGGTTGGGACTTTGGAGATTGTCAGAGACAATATGCTCAGTTTGTATATGTAAAAAAGACAGTGTGGTTCGAGAGCCTGTTCCTAGAAAACGGGCTAACTCTTGTTCTATgtaa
- the LOC131194082 gene encoding G-protein coupled receptor 52-like codes for MPNASQSLSTLLCNSMQIPKFREKAFLSRFLFTKSSVTCNLTVIFVIHCAPLLHHYTTSYFIQTMAYADLFVGISCLIPTLSLLHYSVGVHESLTCQIFVYVISVLKSVSMACLAFISVDRYLAITKPLSYNQLVTPCRLRICIILIWLYSGLIFLPSYFGWGKPGYHGDIFEWCAASWLTNAYFTGFIVCLLYAPAAFIICFTYFHIFKICRQHTKEINDRRARFPSHEVDTAAETGHSPDSRYAMVLFRITSVFYVLWLPYIIYFMLESTKVLENPALSFVTTWLAISNSFCNCVIYSLSNSVFRLGLWRLSETICSVCICKKDSVVREPVPRKRANSCSM; via the exons ATGCCAAATGCAAGTCAAAGTCTTAGTACTTTGCTATGTAATAGTATGCAAATTCCGAAATTCAGAGAAAAGGCATTTTTATCTAGATTTCT TTTCACTAAATCCAGTGTGACTTGTAACTTAACAGTAATTTTTGTCATCCACTGTGCTCCACTTTTGCATCATTATACCACCAGCTACTTTATTCAGACTATGGCATATGCTGATCTTTTTGTTGGGATTAGTTGCTTAATTCCTACCTTGTCATTGCTTCACTATTCTGTAGGTGTTCATGAGTCCTTAACTTGtcaaatttttgtatatgtcatcTCTGTATTGAAAAGTGTTTCTATGGCCTGCCTTGCTTTCATTAGTGTGGATCGCTATCTTGCAATCACAAAACCACTCTCCTATAACCAGTTGGTCACCCCCTGTCGATTGAGGATCTGCATTATTTTGATTTGGCTGTACTCAGGACTTATCTTCCTGCCTTCCTATTTTGGTTGGGGAAAGCCAGGTTATCATGGAGACATTTTTGAATGGTGTGCAGCTTCTTGGCTCACCAACGCCTATTTTACTGGATTTATTGTGTGCTTACTCTATGCTCCAGCTGCCTTTATAATCTGTTTTACATATTTCCACATATTCAAAATTTGCCGGCAGCACACCAAAGAGATAAATGACAGGAGAGCTCGGTTTCCTAGTCATGAAGTAGATACTGCTGCAGAAACTGGACATAGCCCAGATAGCCGCTATGCTATGGTTTTATTTCGTATAACCAGTGTGTTTTATGTGCTCTGGCTGCCCTACATTATATATTTCATGCTAGAGAGCACAAAGGTGTTGGAAAATCCAGCACTCTCTTTTGTAACAACCTGGCTTGCTATTAGCAATAGTTTTTGTAACTGTGTAATATATAGTCTGTCAAATAGTGTTTTTAGGTTGGGACTTTGGAGATTGTCAGAGACAATATGCTCAGTTTGTATATGTAAAAAAGACAGTGTGGTTCGAGAGCCTGTTCCTAGAAAACGGGCTAACTCTTGTTCTATgtaa